The following coding sequences lie in one Sorex araneus isolate mSorAra2 chromosome 4, mSorAra2.pri, whole genome shotgun sequence genomic window:
- the FBRS gene encoding probable fibrosin-1, producing METAAAAAPGPGWAAEGERRRRRCSRRDRDREQRRRRGPGGDAPRALLAAPRGSSSSSSPPPPARPWSSASSGERPGGPRRRRPRPRPRPPRPRARKRPAGSGSRGEEEEEEEGGADDGEAEEEAEEEEEEEEDVIDGFAIASFASLEALQKDASLQPPERLEHRLKHSGKRKRGGSSGATGEPGDSSDREPGRPSGDRARKWPNKRRRKEASSRHSLEAGYICDAESDLDERASDDDLDPSFTVSTSKASGPLGAFNGNCEAKLSVVPKVSGLERSQEQPPGPDPLLVPFPPKEPPPPPAPRPPVSPPATLPAAPSLPPPAQPQLQLRVSPFGLRTSPYGSSLDLSTGSSSRPPPKAPAPPVAQPPPSSSSSSSSSSSASSSSAQLTHRPPTPSLPLPLSTHSFPPPGLRPPPPPHHPSLFSPGPTLPPPPPLLQVPGHPGASAANALSEQDLIGQDLNSRYLNAQGGPEVVGAGGSARPLAFQFHQHNHQHQHTHQHTHQHFTPYPPGLLPPHGPHMFEKYPGKMEGLFRHNPYTAFPPAVPGLPPGLSPAVSFGSLQGAFQPKSTNPELPPRLGPVPSGLPQKGTQIPDHFRPPLRKPGKWCAMHVRVAYMILRHQEKMKGDSHKLDFRNDLLPCLPGPYGALPPGQELSHPASLFTATGAVHAAANPFTAATGAHGPFLSPSTHIDPFGRPTSFASLAALSNGAFGGLGSPTFNSGAVFTQKESPGAPPAFASPPDPWGRLHRSPLAFPAWVRPPEAARTPGSDKERPVERREPSITKEEKDRDLPFSRPQLRVSPATPKTRAGEEGARPAKESVRVKEERKEEAAAAAAAAAAAAAAAAAAAAAATTGPQGLHLLFERPRPPPFLGPSPPERCAGFLEPTWLAGPPRLARPPRFYEAGEELTGPGAVAAARLYGLEPAHPLLYSRLAPPPPTAAPGTPHLLSKTPPGALLGAPPPLVPAPRPSSPPRAPGPARADR from the exons ATGGAGACGGCAGCGGCCGCGGCTCCGGGCCCGGGCTGGGCCGCCGAgggggagcggcggcggcggcgctgctCGCGCCGAGACCGAGACCGGGAGCAGCGGCGGCGCCGGGGACCCGGCGGCGACGCGCCCCGGGCCCTGTTGGCCGCCCCGCGCGGCTCCTCGTCCTCGTCTTCGCCGCCGCCACCCGCCAGGCCCTGGTCGTCGGCTTCGTCTGGAGAGAGGCCCGGaggcccgcggcggcggcggccccggccCAGGCCTCGGCCCCCGCGACCCCGGGCTCGGAAGCGCCCGGCCGGCTCGGGCAgccgcggggaggaggaggaggaggaggaggggggcgcCGACGACGGCGAGGCCGAGGAGGAggccgaggaggaggaagaggaggaggaggacgtgATCGATGGCTTTGCCATCGCCAGCTTCGCCAGCCTCGAGGCCTTGCAG aAGGAcgcgtctctccagcccccggagcgACTCGAACACCGGCTGAAACATTCTGGAAAGCGGAAGAGGGGGGGCTCCAGCGGGGCCACCGGGGAGCCCGGGGACAGCTCCGATCGGGAGCCTGGACGGCCCTCTGGGGACCGGGCACGAAAATGGCCCAATAAACGGAGAAGGAAAGAG GCCTCCTCCAGGCACTCGCTGGAAGCTGGATACATA TGTGATGCGGAAAGTGACCTGGATGAGAGG GCCTCTGATGATGACCTCGATCCATCCTTTACTGTCTCAACCAGCAAAG CCTCGGGCCCCCTTGGCGCCTTCAATGGGAACTGTGAAGCTAAACTCTCCGTAGTCCCTAAAGTGTCGGGCCTGGAGcggagccaggaacagcccccagGGCCCGACCCGCTGCTAGTGCCTTTTCCCCCAAAGGAaccaccacctccaccagccCCTCGACCTCCTGTCTCACCCCCTGCAACCTTGCCAGCCGCTCCCAGTCTGCCGCCTCCGGCCCAGCCCCAGCTGCAGCTTCGGGTTTCACCCTTTGGCCTCCGCACTTCTCCCTATGGCAGCAGCCTGGACCTCAGCACTGGCAG CTCTTCACGGCCGCCCCCCaaggccccggcccctcccgtgGCTCAGCCTCCCCCCTCATCATCCTCttcgtcctcttcctcctcatctgcCTCCTCCTCGTCCGCGCAGCTCACCCACCGGCCCCCGACGCCCTCACTGCCCCTGCCTTTGTCCACccacagcttccctccccctGGCCTGCggccccccccgccaccccaccaccCTTCCTTGTTCTCCcctggccccaccctgcccccgcccccacccctgctgcaggTGCCAGGGCACCCTGGGGCCTCAGCCGCTAACGCCCTTTCTG aGCAGGACCTGATCGGCCAGGACCTGAACTCTCGCTACCTGAATGCCCAGGGTGGCCCtgaggtggtgggggcagggggctcagcccggcccctggccttccaGTTCCACCAGCACAACCACCAGCACCAGCACACCCACCAGCACACCCACCAGCACTTCACCCCTTACCCCCCGGGCCTGCTGCCACCCCATGGCCCCCACATG tTTGAGAAATACCCAGGAAAGATGGAAGGCCTTTTCCGGCataat CCGTACACAGCCTTCCCTCCCGCAGTGCCCGGCCTGCCTCCGGGCCTCTCGCCGGCTGTCTCCTTTGGCTCCCTGCAGGGGGCCTTCCAGCCCAAG AGCACGAACCCCGAGCTGCCACCACGACTGGGGCCAGTGCCGAGCGGGCTTCCCCAAAAGGGGACACAG ATCCCTGACCATTTCCGGCCACCTTTGAGG AAACCAGGGAAGTGGTGTGCCATGCACGTGCGCGTGGCTTACATGATCCTGAGACACCAGGAGAAGATGAAG GGTGACTCCCACAAGCTTGACTTTCGGAACGACCTCCTGCCCTGCCTTCCGGGGCCCTATGGGGCCCTGCCCCCTGGGCAGGAGCTCTCCCACCCGGCCTCCCTCTTCACTGCGACTG GTGCCGTCCACGCTGCAGCCAACCCTTTCACGGCAGCTACCGGGGCCCACGGACCCttcctgagccccagcacccacatTG ATCCCTTTGGGCGTCCCACAAGCTTCGCCTCCTTGGCTGCCCTGTCCAATGGGGCCTTTGGAGGCCTGGGCAGCCCCACCTTCA ACTCCGGCGCCGTCTTTACCCAGAAAGAAAGCCCAGGGGCCCCTCCAGCCTTCGCCTCCCCACCAGACCCCTGGGGTCGCCTGCACCGCAGTCCTCTGGCCTTTCCTGCCTGGGTCCGGCCCCCTGAGGCTGCCCGGACACCAGGTTCCGACAAGGAGCGGCCGGTGGAGCGGAGGGAGCCCTCGATCAccaaggaggagaaggacag GGACCTCCCCTTCTCCCGGCCCCAGCTCCGGGTGTCTCCTGCTACTCCTAAGACCCGAGCTGGCGAGGAAGGGGCCAGGCCAGCCAAGGAATCGGTGCGGGTCAAGGAGGAGCGGAAGGAGGaggctgctgccgccgccgccgctgctgctgctgctgccgccgctgccgctgccgccgccgccgctgccaccACTGGGCCTCAAGGCCTTCACCTGCTGTTTGAGAGGCCTCGGCCACCCCCTTTTCTGGGCCCTAGTCCTCCAGAGCGCTGTGCTGGCTTCCTGGAGCCAACCTGGTTGGCAGGCCCACCTCGCCTTGCCAGGCCACCCCGCTTCTATGAGGCGGGTGAGGAGCTGACTGGCCCCGGGGCGGTGGCTGCCGCCCGCCTCTATGGCCTAGAGCCTGCCCATCCCCTGCTCTACAGCCGCTTGGCTCCTCCACCACCCACTGCAGCCCCAGGAACCCCTCACCTTCTCAGCAAGACCCCACCAGGAGCCCTTTTGGGGGCACCACCTCCACTTGTGCCCGCTCCCAGGCCCAGTTCCCCACCTAGGGCCCCTGGCCCAGCCCGGGCTGACAggtga